The following are encoded together in the Magnetospirillum gryphiswaldense MSR-1 v2 genome:
- a CDS encoding CmpA/NrtA family ABC transporter substrate-binding protein, translated as MTDTLTRRSLLKVSGTAAVLAAARTALPGGAWAATGDAPEVKGATFGFIALTDSSPLIIAKEKGFFAKYGLPDVQVVKQASWGTTRDNLELGSAGGGIDGAHILTPMPYLMASGRVTKNSTKVPMNILARLNTNGQSISVSNTYKTLHVGTAAKALGEAFAKARATGKEVKVAMTFPGGTHDLWLRYWLAANGVDPDKDVSTIVVPPPQMVANMKVDTMEAFCVGEPWNAQLINQGIGYTALTTGELWKDHPEKSLAMRGDWVEKNPKAAKAVTMAVLEAQAWCEANIEEMCKIVSGREWFKVPYEDIVARSKGRYDYGTGKVVENSPYVMKFWKDFASYPFQSHDLWFLTENIRWGYQPADVDTKALIKAVNREDIWRDAAKALGVAAADIPATTSRGIETFFDGKTFDPANPQAYLKSLTIKRV; from the coding sequence ATGACCGATACGCTGACCCGCCGTTCCCTGCTGAAAGTTTCCGGCACCGCCGCCGTGCTGGCCGCCGCCCGCACCGCCCTGCCCGGCGGCGCCTGGGCCGCCACCGGCGATGCCCCCGAAGTCAAGGGAGCCACGTTTGGCTTCATCGCGCTGACCGATTCCTCGCCTTTGATCATCGCCAAGGAAAAGGGCTTCTTCGCCAAGTACGGCCTGCCGGACGTGCAGGTGGTCAAGCAGGCCAGTTGGGGCACCACCCGCGACAATCTGGAACTGGGCAGTGCCGGCGGCGGCATCGACGGTGCCCATATCCTGACCCCCATGCCCTATCTGATGGCCAGTGGCCGAGTGACCAAGAACAGCACCAAGGTGCCCATGAACATCCTGGCCCGGCTCAACACCAACGGCCAGTCCATCTCGGTATCCAATACCTATAAGACCCTTCATGTGGGCACCGCCGCCAAGGCGCTGGGCGAGGCTTTCGCCAAGGCCCGCGCCACCGGCAAGGAAGTCAAGGTGGCCATGACCTTCCCCGGCGGCACCCACGATCTGTGGCTGCGCTATTGGCTGGCCGCCAACGGTGTCGATCCCGACAAGGATGTCAGCACCATCGTCGTGCCGCCGCCGCAGATGGTCGCCAACATGAAGGTCGACACCATGGAGGCCTTCTGCGTCGGCGAGCCGTGGAACGCCCAGCTCATCAACCAGGGCATCGGCTATACCGCGCTGACCACGGGTGAATTGTGGAAGGACCACCCGGAAAAGTCCCTGGCCATGCGCGGCGACTGGGTGGAAAAGAACCCCAAGGCGGCCAAGGCGGTGACCATGGCGGTGCTGGAGGCCCAGGCTTGGTGCGAGGCCAATATCGAGGAGATGTGCAAGATCGTCTCCGGCCGTGAATGGTTCAAGGTGCCTTATGAAGACATCGTCGCCCGCTCCAAGGGGCGTTACGATTACGGCACCGGCAAGGTGGTGGAAAACAGCCCCTACGTGATGAAGTTCTGGAAGGATTTCGCCTCGTATCCGTTCCAAAGCCACGATCTGTGGTTCCTGACCGAAAACATCCGCTGGGGCTATCAGCCCGCCGATGTGGACACCAAGGCGCTGATCAAGGCGGTCAACCGCGAGGACATCTGGCGCGATGCCGCCAAGGCCTTAGGCGTCGCGGCGGCGGACATCCCCGCCACCACCTCACGCGGCATCGAAACCTTCTTCGACGGCAAGACCTTCGACCCCGCCAACCCGCAGGCCTATCTGAAGAGCCTGACGATCAAGCGCGTCTAA
- a CDS encoding ANTAR domain-containing response regulator produces MSLRVIVVDDEADRAQSVRQALEGAGFVVVATFGTGADLPRKLAELAADVVIVDIDSPDRDTLEDMRRVTMEQRRPVVMFAQDGKPETIKAAIEAGVAAYVVDGLKPDRVRPVVDVAIARFAQFQELRGELDKARTTLAERKLIEKAKGILMKRRKVDEDEAYGLMRRMSMDQKSRLIDVANKIIEAAELLG; encoded by the coding sequence ATGAGCCTGCGTGTGATCGTGGTCGATGACGAAGCCGACCGCGCCCAATCGGTGCGCCAGGCACTGGAGGGCGCGGGTTTTGTCGTCGTCGCCACCTTCGGCACCGGCGCCGATTTGCCGCGCAAGCTGGCTGAACTGGCCGCCGACGTGGTCATCGTCGATATCGACAGCCCCGACCGCGATACCTTGGAAGACATGCGCCGCGTCACCATGGAGCAACGCCGCCCGGTGGTGATGTTCGCCCAGGACGGCAAGCCGGAGACCATCAAGGCGGCCATCGAGGCTGGCGTCGCCGCCTATGTGGTCGATGGTCTGAAGCCCGACCGGGTGCGCCCGGTGGTCGACGTGGCCATCGCCCGCTTCGCCCAGTTCCAGGAATTGCGCGGCGAGTTGGACAAGGCCCGCACCACCTTGGCCGAACGCAAGCTGATCGAGAAGGCCAAGGGCATCTTGATGAAGCGCCGCAAGGTGGACGAGGACGAGGCCTATGGATTGATGCGCCGCATGTCCATGGACCAGAAATCCCGCCTGATCGACGTCGCCAACAAGATCATCGAAGCCGCCGAATTGCTGGGCTGA